From a region of the Chitinophaga caseinilytica genome:
- a CDS encoding sigma-54 dependent transcriptional regulator, which yields MDNIQSIKNRFGIIGNSQSLNYALQVAAQVANTDLTVLISGESGVGKEVFSQIIHALSARKHNPFIAVNCGAIPEGTIDSELFGHEKGSFTGAVDNRKGYFETVNGGTIFLDEIGEMPLGTQARLLRVLETGEYIRVGSSKVQKTDVRVIAATNRDLLERTQQGKFREDLYYRLNTVPIRVPSLRDRKEDIPMLFRKFCVDFAEKYKTTSIQLNEEARDVLVNYPWPGNVRELKNIAEQISVLAPEKLVTANDLQHFLPEQPTVNRLPMLAPGGHQGNGDFASERDILYKLFFDMKKDVTELKKMFFEVLQNPNMAQHAAYADSGALAGSYQPAEAPVMTTPNIIAAPATAQPIILKDNAIDHHEEVEETLSIADKEKELIEKALRKHKGKRKDAALDLGISERTLYRKLKEYNIHE from the coding sequence ATGGACAATATTCAAAGCATAAAAAACCGCTTCGGCATCATCGGCAATTCGCAGTCGCTCAACTACGCGCTGCAGGTAGCCGCGCAGGTCGCCAATACAGACCTGACGGTGCTGATTTCCGGCGAAAGCGGGGTGGGCAAGGAAGTATTCTCCCAGATCATCCATGCATTGAGCGCCCGTAAGCACAATCCTTTCATCGCCGTGAACTGCGGCGCCATCCCGGAAGGCACGATCGATTCGGAGCTGTTCGGGCATGAAAAAGGATCTTTCACCGGCGCGGTAGATAATCGTAAAGGTTATTTCGAGACCGTGAACGGCGGCACCATCTTCCTCGACGAGATCGGGGAAATGCCGCTCGGCACCCAGGCGCGCCTGCTCCGCGTGCTGGAAACCGGCGAATACATCCGCGTGGGCTCCTCAAAAGTGCAGAAAACCGATGTGCGCGTGATCGCCGCCACCAACCGCGACCTGCTCGAGCGTACGCAACAAGGCAAATTCCGCGAAGACCTCTATTACCGCCTCAATACCGTTCCCATCCGCGTGCCTTCGCTGCGCGACAGGAAAGAAGATATTCCCATGCTCTTCCGCAAGTTCTGCGTGGATTTCGCGGAGAAGTACAAAACGACTTCCATCCAGCTGAACGAAGAAGCGCGGGACGTGCTCGTGAATTACCCCTGGCCCGGGAACGTGCGCGAACTGAAGAACATCGCCGAGCAGATTTCCGTGCTGGCACCCGAGAAGCTGGTGACGGCAAACGACCTGCAACACTTCCTGCCGGAGCAGCCCACCGTCAACCGCCTGCCCATGCTGGCGCCGGGCGGCCACCAGGGCAACGGCGATTTCGCTTCCGAGCGCGATATCCTTTACAAACTTTTCTTCGACATGAAGAAAGATGTGACGGAACTGAAAAAGATGTTTTTCGAAGTGCTGCAAAACCCGAATATGGCGCAACACGCCGCCTACGCGGATTCCGGCGCACTGGCGGGATCGTATCAGCCGGCCGAAGCTCCGGTGATGACAACCCCCAACATCATCGCCGCACCTGCCACCGCGCAACCGATCATCCTGAAAGACAATGCCATCGATCATCATGAAGAGGTGGAAGAAACGCTTTCCATCGCCGACAAGGAAAAAGAACTGATCGAAAAGGCGCTGCGCAAGCATAAAGGGAAAAGGAAAGATGCCGCGCTCGATCTCGGTATTTCGGAACGCACCCTGTACCGTAAACTGAAGGAGTATAACATTCATGAATAA
- the miaB gene encoding tRNA (N6-isopentenyl adenosine(37)-C2)-methylthiotransferase MiaB, with product MLETVQKVHDESRQGEAIAPNSGDSQTYAKKFYIESYGCQMNFNDSEIVASILNTQGFGATRNVEEADLVLLNTCSIREKAEQTVRQRLTEFKKTKQQKPHFLVGVLGCMAERLKSKFLEEEKLVDLVVGPDAYRTLPSLIEEAGTGQKAINVLLSREETYGDISPVRLDSNGVTAFVSIMRGCNNMCTFCVVPFTRGRERSRDPHSIMAEATDLFERGYREVTLLGQNVDSYYFVDEAGNETVTFARLMEKVAEISPLLRVRFSTSHPKDITDEVLHTMARHENICNYIHLPVQSGSTRILQLMNRTYTREWYLKKIDRIREILPGCAISTDVITGFCTETEEDHQDTLSVMEYAKYDLAYMFAYSERPGTLAARRYQDDVPEDVKKRRLAEIVALHRGHSLDSMRKDVGKTFKVLVEGTSKKSDTQLFGRTDHNKVAVFDKSDLRKGEYVMVKIDDCTAGTLIGTVVGRC from the coding sequence ATGCTGGAAACAGTTCAGAAAGTACATGACGAGAGCCGCCAGGGCGAAGCTATCGCCCCGAATTCGGGTGATAGCCAGACCTATGCAAAAAAATTCTATATCGAAAGCTATGGTTGCCAGATGAATTTCAACGACAGTGAAATCGTCGCCTCCATCCTCAATACACAAGGCTTCGGCGCCACCCGCAACGTCGAAGAGGCGGACCTCGTCCTCCTCAACACCTGCTCCATCCGCGAAAAAGCGGAACAAACCGTTCGCCAGCGCCTCACCGAGTTCAAGAAAACCAAGCAACAGAAACCCCACTTCCTCGTGGGCGTGCTCGGTTGCATGGCCGAACGCCTCAAATCCAAATTCCTCGAAGAGGAAAAACTGGTAGACCTTGTAGTAGGCCCCGACGCATACCGCACCCTCCCCAGCCTCATCGAAGAAGCCGGCACCGGCCAGAAAGCCATCAACGTGCTCCTCAGCCGCGAAGAAACCTATGGCGACATCAGCCCCGTGCGGCTGGACAGCAACGGCGTCACCGCCTTCGTATCCATCATGCGCGGCTGCAACAATATGTGCACTTTCTGTGTTGTGCCTTTTACCCGTGGCCGCGAACGCAGCCGCGACCCGCATTCCATCATGGCAGAAGCCACCGACCTTTTCGAACGCGGCTACCGCGAAGTGACGCTCCTCGGCCAGAACGTGGACTCCTATTACTTCGTGGACGAAGCCGGCAACGAAACCGTTACCTTCGCCCGCCTCATGGAAAAAGTGGCGGAGATCAGCCCCCTCCTGCGTGTGCGCTTCAGCACCTCCCACCCGAAAGACATTACCGATGAAGTGCTGCACACCATGGCCCGGCACGAAAACATCTGCAATTATATCCACCTTCCCGTGCAAAGCGGCTCCACCCGCATTCTCCAATTGATGAACCGCACCTACACCCGGGAATGGTACCTCAAAAAGATCGACCGCATCCGCGAAATCCTCCCCGGTTGCGCCATTTCCACAGACGTCATCACCGGCTTTTGCACGGAAACGGAAGAAGACCACCAGGACACGCTTTCCGTCATGGAATATGCCAAATACGATCTCGCCTACATGTTCGCCTATTCCGAACGCCCCGGCACCCTCGCCGCCCGCCGGTACCAGGACGATGTGCCGGAAGACGTGAAAAAGCGCCGCCTCGCCGAAATCGTTGCCCTTCACCGCGGCCATTCGCTCGACAGCATGCGGAAAGACGTAGGCAAAACCTTCAAAGTGCTCGTGGAAGGCACTTCCAAGAAATCGGACACGCAACTGTTCGGTCGCACCGACCATAACAAAGTAGCCGTGTTCGACAAATCCGACCTCCGTAAAGGCGAATACGTGATGGTCAAAATTGATGACTGTACGGCAGGCACCCTCATCGGTACCGTTGTGGGCCGCTGCTGA
- a CDS encoding DUF7594 domain-containing protein → MTKIVLDNCRRPVTALLALFLSFLMQSYAQTLPANFSRVSVTGGLTGPTSFAFLPDGRVLICQQNGQLRVFKNGSLLSTPAVSLSVNTSGERGLIGIAVDPAFSTNSYIYLYYTSSSGPHNRVSRFTMNGDLAQSELALLDMPTLSAIYHNGGGLAFDNSGKLLIATGDNKVGANSSNLDSYLGKVLRINTDGSVPSGNPFTGGAQRSRVWAYGLRNPFTIATDPVSGKIYVNDVGEATWEEINDATTGGRNFGWPTKEGNCTSGCTGFTNPIYVYATNRTTNPPNGQGCAINGGTFLAATNTNWPATYHGKYFFLDYCGSWIDYINPASPATRNGFASALSDELTTMKQGTDGDLYFLRRANNTLYKIIYTGSAAPVITAQPQSISVPQGGNATFTVSASGTPAPTFQWRKGAANIAGATAAAYTINNVQPAIAGSYNVVVTNSAGSVTSTSATLTVTAPNTAPVASIAGPANGSVFRGGDVISYNGSGSDAEDGTLPASAFVWWVDFHHANHHHPGPALTPGAVSGSFPISTQGHTETDIWYRLYLEVTDSQGGKDTTFVEIFPVTSDVSLQSVPAGLTITLNDIPYTTPHVQNSLSGMVRPMAAVSPQVLNGTTYVFDYWEHGGPRVQNITVGDNPVTYTAVFKTAPAPVNLLPVHDAYVRDGTNAAITHGTTDSTLLITKVSPAGQVNNARESYLQFDLGSITGPPASVVLKVYGKLDLTTVPSVGVGAYSVANTTWTENTLTWNNKPATSANPLASVIVTNAAFAYYEFDVTAYVQAEKAAGRNKVSFALKSQAAHDPRIFWNASEFGSNPPLLSVIAGDGGTEPPCEPVTASGDDGNVAANVLDNDLATRWSFQGDGQWIAFCLGDTLNVTAVQIAFYNGNVRSSNFDIQASNNGSSWNTVAAGLSSSGTSLALETFNIPATQAKYIRILGHGNSVNLWNSYTEVKFTTGGGGGTVETALTAIHDAYVRNGTNAAVTHGTTDPNALVVKLNSSPTAGNDRITYLTFNTAGITGTVSDVKIRLFGGLTDNRSANIPLTASGVATTSWTESTINWNNKPAAGASALATVTVTDSVPRPYNWDVTSYVNAERAAGRNTVSFAIQATAVSTPILTFRSDEAGGNVPQLILTHTQSLAPTAIAMAKLPEPAKEGELLASFPNPFGNELTVTYTLKHEGRVQLALFDVQGRQVALLADAVQPAGQHRATFGVAKHPSGMYILQLRHGNKAVHQKLVKK, encoded by the coding sequence ATGACGAAAATTGTCCTCGACAACTGCCGGCGGCCAGTCACCGCCCTGCTCGCGCTATTCCTTTCCTTTTTAATGCAATCGTATGCACAAACATTGCCCGCCAACTTCTCGCGGGTGAGCGTAACGGGTGGCTTGACCGGCCCCACATCCTTCGCCTTCCTGCCCGACGGGCGCGTCCTCATTTGCCAGCAAAACGGGCAGTTGCGGGTGTTCAAGAACGGCAGCCTCCTGTCTACCCCCGCCGTTTCCCTATCGGTCAATACCAGCGGGGAAAGGGGATTGATCGGCATCGCAGTGGACCCCGCCTTTTCCACCAACAGCTACATTTACCTGTATTACACCTCGTCGTCGGGCCCCCACAACCGCGTGAGCCGCTTCACCATGAACGGCGACCTCGCGCAGTCGGAACTGGCTTTGCTCGATATGCCCACCCTCAGCGCCATCTATCACAACGGCGGCGGCCTGGCATTCGACAACTCCGGCAAGCTCCTCATCGCCACGGGCGATAACAAGGTAGGCGCCAATTCCTCGAACCTGGACAGCTACCTCGGCAAAGTGCTCCGCATCAACACCGACGGCTCCGTGCCATCCGGCAACCCCTTCACCGGCGGCGCCCAGCGCAGCAGGGTATGGGCCTACGGCCTCAGGAACCCCTTCACCATCGCCACAGACCCCGTCAGCGGAAAAATCTACGTCAACGACGTGGGCGAAGCCACCTGGGAAGAAATCAACGACGCCACCACCGGAGGCCGCAATTTCGGATGGCCCACAAAGGAAGGGAATTGCACCTCCGGCTGCACGGGCTTCACCAACCCCATCTATGTGTACGCCACCAACCGCACCACCAATCCACCCAACGGACAAGGATGCGCCATCAACGGCGGCACGTTCCTCGCGGCCACCAACACCAACTGGCCGGCTACCTATCACGGCAAATACTTCTTCCTCGATTATTGCGGCTCCTGGATCGATTACATTAACCCCGCATCGCCAGCGACCCGGAACGGCTTCGCTTCCGCGCTCAGCGACGAGCTCACCACCATGAAGCAGGGCACAGACGGCGATCTGTATTTCCTCCGCAGGGCCAATAACACGCTTTACAAGATCATTTACACCGGCAGCGCGGCGCCCGTCATCACCGCGCAACCGCAAAGCATTTCCGTGCCCCAGGGCGGCAACGCCACCTTCACGGTTTCGGCAAGTGGCACACCGGCGCCCACGTTCCAATGGAGAAAAGGCGCTGCCAATATTGCCGGGGCCACGGCTGCCGCGTACACCATCAATAACGTACAACCCGCCATCGCCGGTTCGTATAACGTGGTGGTGACCAACAGCGCGGGATCCGTGACCAGCACCAGTGCCACCCTCACCGTAACCGCGCCCAACACGGCGCCTGTGGCTTCGATCGCAGGTCCGGCGAACGGCTCCGTGTTCAGGGGAGGAGACGTGATCAGTTACAACGGCAGCGGTTCCGATGCGGAAGATGGCACCTTGCCGGCTTCGGCGTTCGTTTGGTGGGTGGATTTCCATCACGCCAATCACCATCACCCCGGTCCTGCGTTGACGCCCGGCGCTGTATCGGGCAGTTTTCCCATTTCCACGCAAGGCCATACCGAAACCGATATCTGGTACCGGCTTTATCTGGAAGTAACGGATTCACAGGGAGGCAAAGACACGACGTTCGTCGAGATTTTCCCGGTGACGTCGGATGTAAGTTTGCAGTCGGTTCCTGCTGGACTTACCATCACGCTGAACGACATTCCCTATACCACGCCCCACGTCCAGAATTCCCTTTCGGGCATGGTGCGGCCCATGGCGGCGGTGAGCCCGCAGGTGCTGAACGGCACTACGTATGTTTTCGATTATTGGGAACATGGCGGACCGCGCGTGCAGAACATCACGGTCGGCGATAATCCCGTTACCTACACGGCGGTGTTCAAAACGGCGCCCGCGCCCGTGAACCTCCTGCCTGTGCACGACGCTTATGTGCGCGATGGAACGAATGCCGCCATCACCCACGGTACCACCGATTCCACATTGCTCATCACCAAAGTTTCGCCCGCAGGGCAGGTGAACAACGCCCGCGAAAGCTATCTGCAGTTCGATCTCGGCAGCATTACCGGTCCGCCGGCTTCGGTGGTTTTGAAGGTGTATGGGAAACTCGATCTGACGACGGTGCCTTCGGTAGGCGTAGGTGCTTATTCGGTGGCGAACACCACGTGGACGGAGAACACGCTCACCTGGAACAACAAACCCGCTACCAGCGCCAATCCACTGGCTTCGGTGATCGTAACCAATGCGGCGTTCGCCTATTACGAATTCGATGTTACGGCATATGTGCAGGCCGAGAAAGCTGCCGGCCGCAACAAGGTGTCGTTTGCGCTGAAGAGCCAGGCGGCACATGATCCGCGGATATTCTGGAATGCCAGCGAGTTCGGTTCCAACCCGCCGCTGCTGTCGGTGATCGCGGGAGACGGCGGTACCGAACCGCCCTGTGAACCGGTAACCGCGAGTGGCGACGACGGCAACGTGGCGGCCAATGTGCTCGACAATGATCTGGCCACGCGCTGGTCGTTCCAGGGCGACGGCCAATGGATCGCATTCTGCCTGGGCGATACGCTCAACGTGACGGCGGTGCAGATCGCATTCTACAACGGCAACGTGCGGTCATCCAACTTCGACATTCAGGCGAGCAACAACGGCAGCAGCTGGAACACGGTGGCGGCGGGCCTCAGCAGCAGCGGTACTTCGCTGGCGCTGGAAACGTTCAACATTCCGGCAACGCAGGCCAAATACATCCGCATCCTCGGCCACGGCAACAGCGTGAACTTATGGAACAGCTACACCGAAGTGAAATTTACGACAGGTGGTGGGGGAGGAACGGTGGAAACGGCGCTGACGGCCATTCACGACGCTTATGTGCGCAATGGCACCAACGCTGCGGTGACGCATGGCACTACCGATCCCAACGCACTTGTCGTGAAGCTCAACAGTTCACCCACGGCGGGCAACGACCGTATCACCTATCTCACCTTCAATACCGCCGGTATCACCGGAACGGTGAGCGATGTGAAGATCAGGCTGTTCGGCGGGTTGACGGACAATCGCAGCGCGAACATCCCCCTTACCGCCAGCGGTGTGGCTACCACTTCGTGGACGGAAAGCACCATCAACTGGAACAACAAGCCGGCCGCCGGCGCATCCGCATTGGCAACGGTTACGGTGACCGACTCGGTGCCCCGGCCCTACAATTGGGACGTGACCAGTTATGTGAACGCTGAAAGGGCGGCCGGCAGGAACACGGTATCGTTCGCCATCCAGGCCACGGCGGTTTCCACGCCGATCCTGACCTTCCGGTCAGACGAAGCGGGCGGCAATGTTCCTCAGCTCATCCTGACGCATACGCAAAGTCTCGCACCGACGGCGATCGCCATGGCGAAACTGCCCGAACCGGCGAAGGAAGGCGAACTTTTAGCGAGCTTCCCGAACCCCTTCGGCAACGAGCTGACAGTGACCTACACGCTTAAACATGAAGGCAGGGTGCAGCTCGCGCTGTTCGACGTGCAGGGCCGGCAAGTGGCGCTCCTGGCAGATGCCGTACAGCCTGCGGGCCAGCACAGGGCTACTTTCGGGGTGGCGAAACATCCATCCGGCATGTACATCCTGCAGCTGCGGCATGGCAATAAAGCGGTCCATCAAAAACTGGTGAAGAAATAG